One part of the Larus michahellis chromosome 22, bLarMic1.1, whole genome shotgun sequence genome encodes these proteins:
- the LOC141734012 gene encoding twist-related protein 2-like, with product MKEESMCPDSPEGSLVTSEEEGERLHKKCVRKRGQGGKAAEDCGAPSPQGKRSKRSPIPQSFEDVHTQRVIANVRERQRTQSLNDAFAELRKIIPTLPSDKLSKIQTLKLAARYIDFLYQVLQSDELDHKITSCNYLAHERLSYAFSVWRMEGAWSMSASH from the coding sequence ATGAAAGAGGAAAGCATGTGCCCGGACTCCCCTGAAGGCAGCCTGGTCACCAGCGAGGAGGAAGGCGAGCGGCTGCACAAGAAATGCGTCCGCAAGCGCGGCCAGGGGGGCAAAGCGGCGGAGGACTGCGGGGCCCCCTCGCCGCAGGGCAAGCGGAGCAAGCGCAGCCCCATCCCGCAGTCCTTCGAGGACGTGCACACGCAGCGCGTGATCGCCAACGTGCGGGAGCGCCAGCGCACCCAGTCGCTCAACGACGCCTTCGCGGAGCTGCGGAAGATCATCCCCACGCTGCCCTCCGACAAGCTGAGCAAGATCCAAACCCTCAAGCTGGCCGCCCGCTACATAGACTTCTTGTACCAGGTCCTGCAGAGCGATGAGCTGGACCACAAGATCACCAGCTGCAACTACCTGGCCCACGAGAGGCTCAGCTACGCCTTCTCCGTCTGGAGGATGGAAGGGGCTTGGTCCATGTCCGCGTCCCACTGA